Below is a genomic region from Gammaproteobacteria bacterium.
TGACGATCTGATTCACTTCGCGATGGCTCCGTGATCTGTCGCGGCGCTGCGGTCGGAATGCCAGCTTTCCGCAATCTGGTTATGACGGCAAAGTAACCGGCGGCAGGCCGGGGGTCAAGCGCTCCGGGTGCGCCCGGCGGCGAGTTCGAGATACCGTTCGTGGAGTCGTTCGACCGCAGCTTCGAGAGCATCGGCGACGCCATCATTAACGATGGTATCGTCGGCGACGGCGCGGCGCGCGGCGCGTGACGCCTGGGTCGCCATGATGGCGCGGACGGCGCTCGGCGAACACCCGTCGCGCGTGCTGACGCGCGCGATCTGCAGCACTTCCTCGCAATCGACCACCAGCACGCGATCCACCGTATCCTGCATGCGGGATTCCACCAGCAGCGGGATCACCGCCAGGCCGTACGGCGCGCAAAGCTGGCCCAGACGCCGCGA
It encodes:
- a CDS encoding dephospho-CoA kinase → MLTIGLTGGVGCGKSTVAALFEKRGAPVVDADVITRELTTPGSPSLERIVETFGAHLLMPDGRLDRSALRRLVFDQPPARRQLEAILHPRVREEISRRLGQLCAPYGLAVIPLLVESRMQDTVDRVLVVDCEEVLQIARVSTRDGCSPSAVRAIMATQASRAARRAVADDTIVNDGVADALEAAVERLHERYLELAAGRTRSA